The Zingiber officinale cultivar Zhangliang chromosome 10A, Zo_v1.1, whole genome shotgun sequence genome contains a region encoding:
- the LOC122027001 gene encoding lysine-specific histone demethylase 1 homolog 1-like isoform X1, whose protein sequence is MAEEKVVPSSHDVSPGVPPPLPPLPASDLDTKAVILVSPLAALPPPSSSADVHPPTSSPAVGSLSGRKRRRRKKQFPEMVPTARLRTLRPPSTRSSSVIYSEKLIDEMIQMQINDSGPVRRGRGRPPSSSLRLARELDVEALTASAVGFPVDSLTEEEIEANVVPVLGGASQANYIVVRNHIIARWRSNPSMWITEAHSMEAIRSEHRVLVSAAYSFLLEHGFINFGLAPSIIAAPPKRLPTLPAPSVLIVGAGLAGLGAARHLLSFGFKVAIFEGRRRPGGRVYTKKMESSSTTPAVVAAADLGGSVLTGINGNPFGVLARQLGFPLHKIRDLCPLYLPDGRPVDTDIDKSLEKAFNQLLEKVCKFRHAIIDELKCMDASLGTALESFRKAYGIADSLEERMLLDWHLANLEYANAAPLSDLSMDHWDQDDPYEMGGDHCFIPGGNGRFIRALAEGIPIFYGRTVNRIQYGCDGVMVYAGGQIFRGDMALCTVPLGVLKKECIEFVPELPREKQDAIKRLGFGLLNKVLMLFPHVFWDGELDTFGHLTEDSSNRGEFFLFYSYSSVAGGPLLVALVAGEAATKFERTSAQENVERVLEVIREIFLPKGIKVPKPLQVICTRWGSDKFTYGSYSYVAIGSSGDDYDILAESVGNGRVFFAGEATNRRYPATMHGALLSGFREAANIARAARKRSIFPVMNVVDVKEDMSNLDNFFQTPDLSFVVIIIFGLPRGITTYASY, encoded by the exons ATGGCGGAGGAGAAAGTGGTTCCCTCTTCTCATGATGTATCTCCGGGtgttcctcctcctcttcctcctctccctgcTTCTGATCTCGATACTAAGGCCGTTATTCTCGTCTCTCCCCTCGCCGCCCTTCCCCCGCCTTCGTCCTCCGCCGATGTCCACCCTCCTACATCTTCTCCCGCTGTGGGTTCCTTATCCGGTCGGAAGCGCCGCCGCCGCAAGAAGCAGTTCCCGGAGATGGTCCCCACCGCACGGCTCCGCACCCTCCGTCCCCCCTCCACTCGCTCCTCATCCGTGATCTACAGCGAGAAGCTCATCGACGAGATGATTCAGATGCAGATCAACGACTCCGGCCCCGTCCGGCGAGGCCGCGGCCGCCCACCGTCGTCCTCCCTCCGCCTTGCGCGCGAGCTCGACGTCGAGGCGCTGACTGCCAGTGCGGTCGGTTTCCCTGTCGATTCCCTCACCGAAGAGGAGATCGAGGCAAATGTGGTTCCTGTTCTTGGCGGGGCTTCGCAGGCTAACTACATCGTCGTCCGCAACCACATCATCGCCAGGTGGCGATCGAATCCCTCGATGTGGATCACGGAGGCTCACTCCATGGAGGCGATTCGATCAGAGCACCGAGTGCTCGTCTCTGCCGCCTACAGTTTCTTGTTAGAACATGGCTTCATCAACTTCGGCCTGGCCCCCTCTATCATCGCTGCTCCTCCGAAGCGCCTGCCAACCCTTCCCGCACCCTCCGTCCTGATAGTTGGCGCTGGCCTCGCTGGCTTGGGAGCCGCTCGCCACCTGCTTTCATTCGGCTTCAAGGTCGCTATCTTTGAGGGCCGCCGTCGCCCGGGGGGACGTGTCTACACCAAAAAGATGGAATCTTCCTCCACCACGCCGGCTGTCGTTGCAGCTGCTGATCTCGGTGGCAGCGTGCTCACTGGCATCAACGGCAATCCTTTCGGTGTTCTTGCTCGTCAGCTTGGCTTCCCTCTCCACAAGATTCGCGACTTGTGTCCTCTGTACCTCCCTGATGGCCGACCAGTGGACACTGACATCGACAAGAGCCTTGAAAAAGCATTCAACCAGCTTCTTGAAAAGGTGTGCAAGTTCCGGCATGCCATTATTGATGAGCTCAAGTGCATGGATGCCTCCCTTGGGACTGCCCTAGAGTCCTTTCGCAAAGCTTATGGTATTGCTGATTCTTTGGAGGAAAGGATGTTACTTGATTGGCACCTTGCCAACCTCGAGTATGCCAATGCCGCCCCACTCTCAGACCTCTCCATGGACCACTGGGACCAAGATGACCCCTATGAGATGGGCGGTGATCACTGTTTCATTCCTGGTGGCAATGGGCGCTTCATTCGAGCTCTTGCAGAGGGCATTCCTATCTTCTATGGAAGGACAGTCAACCGAATCCAGTATGGATGTGATGGGGTGATGGTGTATGCTGGTGGGCAAATTTTTCGTGGTGACATGGCATTATGTACTGTTCCCTTGGGGGTTCTCAAGAAGGAATGCATTGAGTTTGTGCCTGAACTACCACGAGAGAAGCAAGATGCTATCAAAAGACTGGGTTTTGGATTACTTAATAAGGTTTTAATGTTGTTTCCCCATGTTTTTTGGGATGGTGAGCTTGATACTTTTGGGCACTTAACAGAGGATTCAAGTAATCGTGGTGAATTCTTTCTGTTCTATAGTTATTCCTCAGTTGCAGGAGGACCACTTCTCGTTGCCCTTGTTGCAGGGGAGGCTGCTACTAAATTTGAGAGAACATCTGCGCAGGAAAATGTTGAGAGGGTATTGGAAGTTATTAGGGAAATTTTTTTGCCCAAGGGGATCAAGGTCCCAAAGCCTCTTCAGGTGATATGCACTAGATGGGGTTCGGATAAGTTTACTTATGGATCATATTCTTATGTTGCTATTGGATCTTCTGGGGATGATTATGACATTTTGGCCGAGAGTGTGGGCAATGGAAGGGTATTCTTTGCTGGTGAGGCAACCAATAGGAGGTATCCCGCTACCATGCATGGAGCTTTGCTTAGTGGTTTCAGGGAAGCAGCTAATATAGCTAGGGCTGCTAGGAAGCGGTCAATATTTCCAGTCATGAATGTAGTGGATGTGAAAGAAGATATGTCAAATTTGGACAATTTCTTTCAAACACCGGACCTCTCTTTTG TTGTTATCATCATCTTTGGCTTACCAAGGGGAATCACAACTTACGCCAGCTACTAG
- the LOC122027001 gene encoding lysine-specific histone demethylase 1 homolog 1-like isoform X2, translated as MAEEKVVPSSHDVSPGVPPPLPPLPASDLDTKAVILVSPLAALPPPSSSADVHPPTSSPAVGSLSGRKRRRRKKQFPEMVPTARLRTLRPPSTRSSSVIYSEKLIDEMIQMQINDSGPVRRGRGRPPSSSLRLARELDVEALTASAVGFPVDSLTEEEIEANVVPVLGGASQANYIVVRNHIIARWRSNPSMWITEAHSMEAIRSEHRVLVSAAYSFLLEHGFINFGLAPSIIAAPPKRLPTLPAPSVLIVGAGLAGLGAARHLLSFGFKVAIFEGRRRPGGRVYTKKMESSSTTPAVVAAADLGGSVLTGINGNPFGVLARQLGFPLHKIRDLCPLYLPDGRPVDTDIDKSLEKAFNQLLEKVCKFRHAIIDELKCMDASLGTALESFRKAYGIADSLEERMLLDWHLANLEYANAAPLSDLSMDHWDQDDPYEMGGDHCFIPGGNGRFIRALAEGIPIFYGRTVNRIQYGCDGVMVYAGGQIFRGDMALCTVPLGVLKKECIEFVPELPREKQDAIKRLGFGLLNKVLMLFPHVFWDGELDTFGHLTEDSSNRGEFFLFYSYSSVAGGPLLVALVAGEAATKFERTSAQENVERVLEVIREIFLPKGIKVPKPLQVICTRWGSDKFTYGSYSYVAIGSSGDDYDILAESVGNGRVFFAGEATNRRYPATMHGALLSGFREAANIARAARKRSIFPVMNVVDVKEDMSNLDNFFQTPDLSFEQ; from the exons ATGGCGGAGGAGAAAGTGGTTCCCTCTTCTCATGATGTATCTCCGGGtgttcctcctcctcttcctcctctccctgcTTCTGATCTCGATACTAAGGCCGTTATTCTCGTCTCTCCCCTCGCCGCCCTTCCCCCGCCTTCGTCCTCCGCCGATGTCCACCCTCCTACATCTTCTCCCGCTGTGGGTTCCTTATCCGGTCGGAAGCGCCGCCGCCGCAAGAAGCAGTTCCCGGAGATGGTCCCCACCGCACGGCTCCGCACCCTCCGTCCCCCCTCCACTCGCTCCTCATCCGTGATCTACAGCGAGAAGCTCATCGACGAGATGATTCAGATGCAGATCAACGACTCCGGCCCCGTCCGGCGAGGCCGCGGCCGCCCACCGTCGTCCTCCCTCCGCCTTGCGCGCGAGCTCGACGTCGAGGCGCTGACTGCCAGTGCGGTCGGTTTCCCTGTCGATTCCCTCACCGAAGAGGAGATCGAGGCAAATGTGGTTCCTGTTCTTGGCGGGGCTTCGCAGGCTAACTACATCGTCGTCCGCAACCACATCATCGCCAGGTGGCGATCGAATCCCTCGATGTGGATCACGGAGGCTCACTCCATGGAGGCGATTCGATCAGAGCACCGAGTGCTCGTCTCTGCCGCCTACAGTTTCTTGTTAGAACATGGCTTCATCAACTTCGGCCTGGCCCCCTCTATCATCGCTGCTCCTCCGAAGCGCCTGCCAACCCTTCCCGCACCCTCCGTCCTGATAGTTGGCGCTGGCCTCGCTGGCTTGGGAGCCGCTCGCCACCTGCTTTCATTCGGCTTCAAGGTCGCTATCTTTGAGGGCCGCCGTCGCCCGGGGGGACGTGTCTACACCAAAAAGATGGAATCTTCCTCCACCACGCCGGCTGTCGTTGCAGCTGCTGATCTCGGTGGCAGCGTGCTCACTGGCATCAACGGCAATCCTTTCGGTGTTCTTGCTCGTCAGCTTGGCTTCCCTCTCCACAAGATTCGCGACTTGTGTCCTCTGTACCTCCCTGATGGCCGACCAGTGGACACTGACATCGACAAGAGCCTTGAAAAAGCATTCAACCAGCTTCTTGAAAAGGTGTGCAAGTTCCGGCATGCCATTATTGATGAGCTCAAGTGCATGGATGCCTCCCTTGGGACTGCCCTAGAGTCCTTTCGCAAAGCTTATGGTATTGCTGATTCTTTGGAGGAAAGGATGTTACTTGATTGGCACCTTGCCAACCTCGAGTATGCCAATGCCGCCCCACTCTCAGACCTCTCCATGGACCACTGGGACCAAGATGACCCCTATGAGATGGGCGGTGATCACTGTTTCATTCCTGGTGGCAATGGGCGCTTCATTCGAGCTCTTGCAGAGGGCATTCCTATCTTCTATGGAAGGACAGTCAACCGAATCCAGTATGGATGTGATGGGGTGATGGTGTATGCTGGTGGGCAAATTTTTCGTGGTGACATGGCATTATGTACTGTTCCCTTGGGGGTTCTCAAGAAGGAATGCATTGAGTTTGTGCCTGAACTACCACGAGAGAAGCAAGATGCTATCAAAAGACTGGGTTTTGGATTACTTAATAAGGTTTTAATGTTGTTTCCCCATGTTTTTTGGGATGGTGAGCTTGATACTTTTGGGCACTTAACAGAGGATTCAAGTAATCGTGGTGAATTCTTTCTGTTCTATAGTTATTCCTCAGTTGCAGGAGGACCACTTCTCGTTGCCCTTGTTGCAGGGGAGGCTGCTACTAAATTTGAGAGAACATCTGCGCAGGAAAATGTTGAGAGGGTATTGGAAGTTATTAGGGAAATTTTTTTGCCCAAGGGGATCAAGGTCCCAAAGCCTCTTCAGGTGATATGCACTAGATGGGGTTCGGATAAGTTTACTTATGGATCATATTCTTATGTTGCTATTGGATCTTCTGGGGATGATTATGACATTTTGGCCGAGAGTGTGGGCAATGGAAGGGTATTCTTTGCTGGTGAGGCAACCAATAGGAGGTATCCCGCTACCATGCATGGAGCTTTGCTTAGTGGTTTCAGGGAAGCAGCTAATATAGCTAGGGCTGCTAGGAAGCGGTCAATATTTCCAGTCATGAATGTAGTGGATGTGAAAGAAGATATGTCAAATTTGGACAATTTCTTTCAAACACCGGACCTCTCTTTTG AGCAATGA